A genomic window from Populus nigra chromosome 7, ddPopNigr1.1, whole genome shotgun sequence includes:
- the LOC133699090 gene encoding stress-response A/B barrel domain-containing protein At5g22580-like, whose translation MGEIKHLVVVKFKEGVVIEEIIKGMEKLVSEVDLVKSFEWGQDTEGPEMLTQGFTHSFSMTFDKKEDYAAFQSHPNHVEYSATFSAAIEKIAVLCFPYVRVKPAA comes from the exons ATGGGAGAGATCAAGCACTTGGTGGTTGTTAAGTTTAAGGAAGGTGTTGTGATCGAGGAAATTATAAAAGGGATGGAGAAGCTGGTTTCAGAGGTTGATCTTGTCAAGTCCTTTGAATG GGGGCAAGATACTGAAGGTCCAGAGATGCTTACTCAAGGCTTTACTCATTCCTTCTCCATGACATTCGACAAGAAGGAAGACTATGCTGCATTTCAGAGCCATCCTAACCATGTTGAATATTCTGCTACATTCTCAGCAGCTATTGAGAAAATTGCGGTGCTTTGTTTCCCATATGTTCGTGTTAAGCCAGCTGCATGA
- the LOC133699390 gene encoding uncharacterized protein LOC133699390, translating into MQETLSAYIMFFLSPSPLRKCIHSRFRGKFQIQTPFFSPNSTATSPLNHMILCRSQKLYFRTSLGLFPASSINYASKTLTIPHSSCSSSRHYISPSLLSSGFHTPPQPNTLLLFNCLNSNSPMPSFMSNMQSIESMCRFCLNSREKSRYSQEYRSTSKDDDYKGHELGTRISFGIPDHVPYICNECQKTNGNCGIGLECVCHPQDCS; encoded by the exons atgcaagaaaCTCTAAGTGCTTATATCATGTTCTTCTTGTCACCCTCACCATTGAGAAAATGCATACATTCTAGATTTCGTGGAAAATTTCAAATTCAGACTCCCTTCTTCAGTCCAAATTCAACTGCTACATCCCCATTAAACCACATGATCCTATGCAGATCTCAGAAACTGTACTTTAGAACCTCTCTTGGTCTTTTTCCAGCCTCTTCCATTAATTATGCAAGCAAAACACTAACCATTCCTCactcttcttgttcttcttcaaGGCACTATATCTCTCCTTCACTTTTATCTTCTGGTTTTCATACTCCTCCACAGCCCAATACGCTTCTTCTCTTCAACTGCTTAAATAGTAACTCTCCCATGCCATCATTTATGTCTAACATGCAGTCAATTGAATCCATGTGCAGGTTCTGCTTGAACTCAAGGGAAAAA TCACGTTACAGTCAGGAGTATAGAAGTACTTCAAAAGATGATGACTACAAGGGGCATGAATTGGGTACAAGGATATCATTTGGCATTCCTGATCATGTGCCATATATCTGTAATGAGTGCCAAAAAACTAATGGAAATTGTGGCATTGGGTTGGAGTGCGTATGCCACCCTCAAGATTGTAGTTAG
- the LOC133698996 gene encoding uncharacterized protein LOC133698996: MRDIVSCFSENAIQVSHSSCSSYSNNACISPSLTPSVQNAVSCFYKIILSTKKQILAKVSWCKNHTTQGLSIKFGNDPSTSFKLSTNTRLFRKMKGNKLIESDTVKIEVFWDLSSAKYELGPEPVEGFYVLVMVDSEIGLILGDIGEETLTKKFKTSSTPIAKVTLISRQEHCSGNTLYATKAQFCDTGIQHDIVIRCSGENEGLKHPVLSVCVDKKTVIRVQRLQWNFRGNQTIFLDGLLIDLLWDVHDWFYNPGSGYAVFMFRTRSGMDSRLWLEEKLVQKDQERVEFSLLIYASKSP; the protein is encoded by the coding sequence ATGAGAGATATAGTTTCTTGTTTTAGTGAAAATGCCATACAAGTCTCTCATTCTTCATGTTCTAGTTATTCAAACAATGCTTGTATCTCTCCAAGCCTAACCCCATCTGTCCAAAATGCAGTCTCTTGCTTCTATAAAATCATCCtctcaactaaaaaacaaatcttggcCAAAGTGTCTTGGTGCAAAAACCACACTACTCAAGGCCTCAGCATTAAATTTGGCAATGACCCTTCAACTTCTTTCAAACTCAGCACAAATACCAGGCTCTTTAGAAAGATGAAAGGCAACAAATTGATTGAATCTGATACTGTAAAGATCGAAGTCTTCTGGGATCTTTCTTCTGCTAAATATGAGTTAGGACCGGAACCTGTTGAAGGGTTTTATGTCCTGGTCATGGTCGATTCAGAAATAGGCCTAATATTGGGTGATATTGGAGAAGAAACTTTGACCAAGAAGTTCAAAACTAGCAGCACCCCAATTGCTAAAGTCACTCTCATTTCAAGGCAAGAGCATTGTTCAGGCAATACTTTATATGCTACGAAGGCACAATTTTGTGACACAGGAATTCAACATGACATCGTGATCAGATGTAGTGGAGAAAATGAAGGCTTGAAGCATCCAGTTTTATCTGTCTGTGTTGATAAGAAGACAGTGATTCGTGTACAGAGGCTGCAATGGAATTTTAGAGGCAACCAGACAATTTTTCTTGATGGATTGCTTATTGATCTGTTGTGGGATGTCCATGACTGGTTCTATAATCCTGGTTCTGGCTATGCTGTTTTCATGTTCAGGACAAGAAGTGGAATGGATAGCAGACTGTGGTTGGAGGAGAAGTTAGTGCAGAAAGATCAAGAAAGAGTTGAATTCTCTTTgttgatttatgccagtaagaGCCCTTGA